One window of Kryptolebias marmoratus isolate JLee-2015 linkage group LG3, ASM164957v2, whole genome shotgun sequence genomic DNA carries:
- the npb gene encoding neuropeptide B encodes MERSARFAVVCVGVSLLISCQSVEAWYKQSTGPSYYSVGRASGLLSGIRRSPYIRRAESAEAVTDSGEVAENNVISDTNRQISILKNMAICMKDISPNLKSCELLQDGSGTFQCQADVFLTLDSLDCLSA; translated from the exons ATGGAGAGGTCTGCGAGGTTCGCCGTGGTGTGCGTCGGAGTGTCCCTGCTCATCTCCTGCCAGTCCGTGGAAGCCTGGTACAAGCAGTCCACCGGGCCCAGTTACTACTCTGTGGGTCGCGCCTCCGGTCTCCTGTCCGGCATCAGGAGGTCTCCGTACATCCGGAGAGCCGAGAGCGCCGAGGCGGTGACGGACAGCGGGGAGGTGGCAGAGAACAACGTCATCTCTGACACCAACAGGCAAATCTCCATCCTTAAAAACATG GCCATCTGCATGAAGGACATCTCTCCCAACCTGAAGAGCTGCGAGCTGCTGCAGGACGGATCGGGCACCTTCCAGTGTCAGGCGGACGTCTTCCTCACCCTGGACTCCCTGGACTGCCTGTCCGCGTGA
- the sgsh gene encoding N-sulphoglucosamine sulphohydrolase: MLFQLLFLLLVCRIGDSKRRNVLLIIADDAGFETEVYNNSVVHTPHLLSLARRSVVFSNAFTSVSSCSPSRSAILTGLPQHQNGMYGLHQGVHNFNSFDGVQSLPLLLSRANVHTGIIGKKHVGPGSVYPFDFAYTEENNSVLQVGRNITRIKLLVRKFFQTHKEEASKQRQHNEEKTSNSGDTKEEERPFFLYVAFHDTHRCGHSQPQYGAFCEKFGNGETGMGRIPDWTPVYYTSDQVKVPHFVPDTPASQADLAAQYTTVSRLDQGIGLVLQELRDAGYENDTLIIYSSDNGIPFPNGRTNLYDSGTAEPMLVSSPEHRERWGDTSQAFVSLLDITPTILDWFSLPYPSYSLPGSPAMLVHLTGRSLLPALITEPSSWHTVFSSQSLHEVTMYYPIRSVHQGAYHLLQNLHYRMPFPIDQDLYVSPTFQDLLNRTRLQQPTHWFKTLDQYYYRERWELFDTRNDPLETRNLASDPSYSSVLQNLKQLLQKWQWDTADPWVCGPDYVLEDKLEPHCRPLYNGL, translated from the exons atgctgtttcagctgctttttctgcttttagtttgtcGCATCGGAGACTCAAAGAGAAGAAATGTTCTTCTGATAATTG CTGATGATGCAGGTTTTGAAACAGAAGTTTATAACAACTCGGTGGTCCACACCCCCCACCTGCTCTCTCTGGCCCGGCGCAGCGTCGTGTTCAGTAACGCCTTCACGTCTGTCAGCAGCTGCTCCCCGAGCCGCTCCGCCATCCTCACCGGCCTGCCGCAG CATCAGAACGGCATGTACGGCCTTCATCAGGGTGTTCACAACTTTAACTCGTTTGACGGAGTTCAAAGTTTGCCGCTGCTTCTCAGCCGAGCTAATGTTcacacag GTATAATTGGAAAGAAGCATGTCGGCCCTGGATCGGTTTACCCTTTTGACTTTGCGTACACAGAGGAAAATAACTCTGTCCTCCAGGTGGGGAGGAACATCACTCGGATCAAACTCCTGGTCCGTAAGTTTTTCCAGACTCATAAAGAGGAAGCTAGTAAGCAGAGGCAACACAACGAAGAGAAGACGAGCAACAGTGGCGATACCAAAGAGGAGGAAAGACCGTTTTTTCTTTATGTGGCTTTCCATGACACCCATCGATGCGGCCATTCGCAGCCCCAGTATGGAGCTTTCTGTGAGAAGTTTGGGAATGGGGAAACAGGAATGGGTAGAATTCCTGACTGGACTCCAGTGTATTATACCTCAGATCAAGTAAAG GTTCCTCATTTCGTACCCGACACTCCTGCATCACAAGCCGACCTGGCTGCACAGTACACCACCGTCAGCCGGCTGGATCAAG GTATTGGATTAGTTCTTCAGGAGCTCAGAGATGCTGGTTATGAGAATGATACCCTGATCATCTACAGCTCAGACAACGGCATCCCGTTCCCGAACGGCAGAACCAACCTGTATGACTCTGGAACCGCAGAGCCCATGTTGGTTTCATCTCCAGAACACAGAGAGAGGTGGGGAGACACCAGCCAGGCCTTCGTCAGCCTGCTGG ACATCACTCCTACCATCCTGGACTGGTTTTCTCTTCCCTACCCCTCTTATAGCCTCCCTGGCAGTCCTGCCATGCTGGTCCACCTCACCGGTCGCTCGTTACTCCCAGCTTTGATCACTGAGCCCAGCAGCTGGCACACAGTCTTCTCCAGCCAGTCGCTGCACGAG GTAACCATGTACTACCCAATTCGCTCCGTCCACCAGGGGGCGTATCACCTTCTCCAAAACCTGCACTACAGGATGCCGTTCCCCATCGATCAGGATCTGTACGTGTCGCCCACCTTCCAGGACCTGCTGAATCGCACGAGGCTGCAGCAGCCGACACACTGGTTCAAAACCCTGGATCAGTATTATTACAGAGAGCGCTGGGAGCTGTTTGACACCAG AAACGACCCTCTTGAAACGAGGAACCTGGCGTCGGATCCGTCCTACAGCTCTgtcctgcagaacctgaagcaGCTTCTGCAGAAGTGGCAGTGGGACACGGCTGACCCCTGGGTCTGCGGACCTGACTACGtcctggaggacaaactggaGCCACACTGCAGACCCCTCTACAACGGACTCTGA